One Setaria viridis chromosome 5, Setaria_viridis_v4.0, whole genome shotgun sequence genomic region harbors:
- the LOC117858058 gene encoding uncharacterized protein, with translation MGNCAVTQHAVTSWADDGEWDVPAEAAEEEAAGTSGRKDHAAAEVTIRITRKQLQELMDKRAGGLQGLKSRRAAAQLLADVMNAGQVYHHLNHCKAAHWKPKLQSIPEAVES, from the coding sequence GTGACGTCGTGGGCGGACGACGGCGAGTGGGAcgtgccggcggaggcggccgaggaggaggccgcggggACGAGCGGGAGGAAGGaccacgcggcggcggaggtgacgATCCGGATCACCCGGAAGCAGCTCCAGGAGCTGATGGACAAGAGGGCCGGCGGCCTCCAGGGGCTCAAGAGCCGGCGGGCCGCGGCGCAGCTGCTGGCCGACGTCATGAACGCCGGGCAGGTCTACCACCACCTCAACCACTGCAAGGCGGCGCACTGGAAGCCCAAGCTGCAGAGCATCCCGGAGGCCGTCGAGTCATGA